A genomic region of Chryseobacterium sp. KACC 21268 contains the following coding sequences:
- a CDS encoding tyrosine-protein phosphatase, with protein MNNRFDVMKYLSCCLLIITISCKTHVASQPEFSDLANKNQIEIRKIHNFRFLGGLKNSDGKMIKDSLIYRSGNLHDLRQSSFTDFQKLKIKKVIDLRTKQEITKEKDHLPSDIIYKNYPAFEDNNDEMKNAKKLALKGKIKQTDADKRMLRFYTEYVSENPQVIKTIITEILDSEEPVLYHCTAGKDRTGMITAIILKILKFDDNMIFEEYLVSNDLRKNVIEKRLNLANNLHFVFPKLDIGVIEKSSWIEREYLQAAFDEIDKKYGSMDNYIHQALEISESKREYYIRKFLK; from the coding sequence ATGAATAATCGTTTTGATGTAATGAAATATCTAAGTTGTTGTCTATTAATAATAACCATTTCCTGCAAAACCCACGTAGCCTCCCAACCAGAATTTTCTGATCTTGCAAATAAAAATCAGATTGAAATCAGGAAGATCCATAATTTCAGATTTCTTGGAGGACTCAAAAATTCTGATGGAAAGATGATAAAAGACAGCCTGATCTACCGCAGCGGAAATCTGCATGACTTAAGACAAAGTTCTTTTACTGACTTTCAAAAACTAAAAATTAAGAAAGTGATTGACCTGAGAACGAAACAGGAAATCACTAAAGAAAAAGATCATCTTCCCAGCGATATTATTTATAAAAATTATCCCGCTTTTGAAGATAATAATGATGAAATGAAGAATGCTAAAAAACTAGCTCTAAAGGGAAAAATAAAACAAACAGATGCAGACAAAAGAATGCTGAGATTCTACACCGAGTATGTTTCAGAAAATCCGCAAGTCATTAAAACAATCATCACGGAAATCCTGGACTCCGAAGAACCTGTACTCTATCACTGTACTGCAGGAAAAGACAGAACTGGAATGATCACTGCCATAATCCTCAAAATCCTGAAATTCGATGATAATATGATTTTTGAAGAATATCTGGTCTCAAACGATCTTAGAAAAAATGTGATAGAAAAGAGACTGAATCTTGCCAATAATCTTCATTTCGTCTTTCCTAAGCTTGACATTGGCGTCATTGAAAAAAGCAGTTGGATTGAACGTGAGTATTTACAGGCCGCCTTTGATGAGATTGATAAAAAATATGGTTCGATGGATAATTACATTCACCAGGCTTTAGAAATTTCGGAGTCAAAAAGAGAATATTATATTAGAAAATTCCTGAAGTAA
- the ccsA gene encoding cytochrome c biogenesis protein CcsA: protein MKKIQDILISTRTMALLLLVFAISMAVATFIENDYGTPTAKALIYEAKWFEAVMFLLILNFIGNIGRYRLFRREKWPILVFHLAFILIFIGGAITRYISFEGTMHIREGETNNEIITDKHFFKIKIEEKGEQQNYHDVPYLMSPLHHDFQATYDFLGKEKIVVKAVDYIQRKKDSLVTGAGKEYLHLVSTSDMGGRQNIYLGEGDVQNINGTLVSYNRTAIDGAVEFQKKDGQLYIKTPTDAAFMTMATQATGTTKKDEFQPLVLRSLYTIDQLKLVIPEGTKKGKLVNYEGDKQKDKDVPDLLRVEVSGPKTKQLVDLVVEKGNPNNYKQIKVDGLDIMLGFGPKVYFTQPFALKLEKFVMETYPGSSSPSAYESHVKIVDDGKETPYNIYMNHVLNYKGYRFFQASFDPDRKGTVLSVNHDFWGTLISYTGYAFLFIGMFVTMFWKGSRFWSLNQMLKTISKKKAKVVVLLLLSFGLNAQEIDMHGKDGSHEGHSHTEAQATSPNKNPAVIDADAMVKNIEISKEHADKFGSLLVQNYEGRIVPANTQALDILHKLTLRSTFQDLDANQWFLAATIDPMFWAQVNIIKIETAGKVGKDLRAKTKATEEGFTSLIKLFPADKNGNLRFVLEDDYNDAFRKKASERTRYDEAVIKLNDKVQVLNGIMSYQYFRTIPVKNDSNHTWNSVMTPTFEPDENAQAVLGPYLSSVLMATQGGSWAKADAELEKVVAYQQKWGKNVVPSETKVKLEILINKLDINFKLLIFYTLIGGLLLILGFVELFKPNKILNKTIKALIYIGAIGYIFHFFGLVARWYISGHAPWSNGYEAIIFISWVGITAGYALYRNSNTLIPAAGFLVAVIMMGFAHGGSALDPQITPLVPVLKSYWLVVHVAIITSSYGFFSLSMLIAMISLIFYIIANKDTFKRHNDTTLKELAIVSEMSLNIGLLALTIGNFLGGIWANESWGRYWSWDPKETWAFISIMIYAFVIHMRLVPGLRGRYTFHVVTMFAFCSMVMTYFGVNYYLSGLHSYAKGDPIPLPLWVYLGIGYMLLLSAVAWFKYKKLHNDLHMKGDERTQIEP, encoded by the coding sequence ATGAAAAAGATTCAGGATATTCTTATTTCTACGCGGACGATGGCGCTTCTCTTGCTGGTTTTCGCAATTTCTATGGCTGTTGCCACTTTCATTGAAAACGATTACGGAACACCAACTGCCAAAGCATTGATCTACGAAGCCAAATGGTTTGAAGCCGTTATGTTTTTATTAATATTGAACTTCATTGGAAACATTGGCAGATACAGACTTTTCCGAAGAGAGAAGTGGCCGATATTGGTTTTTCACCTGGCTTTCATTTTAATATTCATCGGCGGTGCAATTACACGTTACATCAGTTTTGAAGGGACAATGCACATCCGTGAGGGCGAAACAAATAATGAGATCATCACAGACAAACATTTCTTCAAAATTAAAATTGAGGAAAAAGGCGAGCAGCAAAATTACCACGATGTTCCTTACTTGATGTCACCACTTCACCACGATTTTCAGGCGACCTATGATTTCTTAGGAAAAGAAAAGATCGTTGTGAAAGCTGTGGATTATATTCAAAGAAAGAAAGATAGTCTGGTTACTGGAGCTGGTAAAGAATATTTGCATTTGGTTTCTACCAGCGATATGGGTGGGCGTCAAAATATCTATTTGGGTGAAGGCGATGTCCAAAATATCAATGGAACTTTGGTAAGCTACAACAGAACAGCAATTGATGGCGCGGTTGAATTCCAAAAGAAGGATGGACAACTTTACATCAAGACACCGACTGATGCTGCATTTATGACAATGGCAACTCAAGCAACGGGGACAACTAAAAAGGATGAATTCCAGCCTTTGGTTTTAAGAAGTCTATACACCATCGATCAATTGAAATTGGTAATTCCGGAAGGAACGAAAAAAGGGAAACTGGTGAATTACGAAGGTGACAAACAAAAAGATAAAGACGTTCCGGATCTCTTGAGAGTGGAAGTCTCAGGACCAAAAACAAAACAATTGGTTGATCTAGTTGTGGAGAAAGGAAATCCAAATAATTACAAACAGATCAAAGTTGATGGACTGGATATTATGTTGGGATTTGGACCAAAAGTTTATTTCACACAGCCTTTCGCCTTGAAATTAGAAAAATTCGTTATGGAAACTTACCCGGGAAGTTCTTCACCGTCTGCTTATGAATCTCACGTGAAAATAGTGGACGATGGTAAAGAAACGCCTTATAATATTTATATGAATCACGTTCTTAATTATAAAGGTTACAGATTCTTCCAAGCTAGTTTCGACCCAGATAGAAAAGGAACCGTACTTTCTGTAAACCACGATTTCTGGGGAACTTTGATCAGTTACACAGGTTATGCCTTCTTATTTATCGGGATGTTTGTGACGATGTTCTGGAAAGGTTCCAGATTCTGGAGTCTAAATCAAATGCTGAAAACCATTAGCAAGAAAAAAGCGAAGGTTGTTGTTTTGCTATTATTAAGTTTCGGACTTAATGCTCAGGAAATCGATATGCACGGAAAGGATGGAAGTCACGAAGGGCATTCTCACACAGAGGCACAAGCAACTTCTCCAAATAAAAATCCTGCAGTGATTGACGCAGATGCAATGGTCAAGAATATCGAGATCAGTAAAGAACATGCAGATAAATTTGGTTCTCTATTAGTTCAAAATTATGAAGGTCGTATTGTTCCGGCTAATACGCAGGCTCTTGATATTTTACATAAATTAACGTTACGTTCTACTTTCCAGGATCTGGATGCCAATCAATGGTTTTTAGCGGCGACTATCGATCCAATGTTCTGGGCACAGGTGAATATCATTAAGATTGAAACCGCAGGAAAAGTAGGAAAGGATCTAAGAGCCAAAACCAAAGCGACGGAAGAAGGCTTCACAAGTTTGATCAAATTATTCCCTGCAGACAAAAACGGAAATCTACGTTTTGTTTTGGAGGATGACTACAATGATGCGTTCAGAAAAAAAGCGTCTGAAAGAACAAGATATGACGAAGCTGTCATTAAACTAAACGACAAAGTTCAGGTGCTTAATGGCATTATGTCTTACCAATATTTCCGCACAATTCCTGTTAAAAACGATTCCAACCACACCTGGAACTCTGTGATGACACCTACTTTTGAACCAGATGAAAATGCACAGGCAGTTCTTGGTCCATATTTATCTAGCGTACTTATGGCAACACAAGGCGGGAGCTGGGCAAAGGCTGATGCAGAACTTGAAAAAGTAGTAGCGTATCAGCAGAAGTGGGGAAAAAATGTAGTACCGTCTGAAACCAAAGTGAAACTCGAGATTTTAATAAATAAACTGGATATCAACTTCAAATTGTTGATTTTCTACACGCTTATTGGCGGTTTGCTTTTGATTTTAGGTTTTGTGGAATTGTTTAAACCTAACAAGATCCTTAATAAAACCATTAAAGCGCTTATTTACATTGGTGCAATTGGATATATTTTCCACTTCTTTGGATTGGTAGCTAGATGGTACATCTCTGGGCACGCACCTTGGAGTAATGGTTACGAAGCCATCATCTTCATCTCTTGGGTTGGGATCACGGCAGGCTATGCTTTGTACAGAAACTCAAATACTTTGATTCCTGCAGCGGGATTTTTGGTTGCAGTAATTATGATGGGATTTGCGCACGGTGGTTCTGCTTTGGATCCGCAAATCACACCATTGGTTCCTGTCCTGAAATCATATTGGCTAGTGGTTCACGTAGCGATCATCACATCCAGCTATGGATTCTTCTCATTGTCGATGCTGATTGCTATGATTTCTTTAATCTTCTATATCATCGCCAACAAAGATACTTTCAAAAGACATAATGATACGACGCTGAAAGAATTGGCGATTGTAAGCGAAATGTCTCTTAATATCGGATTATTAGCATTAACGATTGGAAACTTCTTAGGAGGAATCTGGGCTAATGAATCTTGGGGACGTTACTGGAGCTGGGATCCGAAGGAAACCTGGGCTTTCATTTCCATTATGATTTATGCTTTTGTGATCCATATGAGATTAGTTCCGGGACTGAGAGGCAGATACACTTTCCACGTCGTTACAATGTTCGCATTCTGCTCGATGGTAATGACCTATTTTGGCGTGAATTATTATCTTTCTGGATTGCATTCCTACGCGAAAGGAGATCCGATTCCACTTCCGCTTTGGGTTTACTTAGGAATTGGTTATATGCTTCTATTATCGGCTGTAGCTTGGTTTAAATACAAAAAACTGCACAACGATCTTCATATGAAAGGAGATGAAAGAACACAGATAGAACCTTAA
- a CDS encoding DNA translocase FtsK 4TM domain-containing protein, translating into MSIEQKNTTAASKIISKPRIISGITFIVLSIVLTLSFVSYLMNWKADQSQAGTMADKTVVSSNLFGKIGDWLGNLFIFESIGVAAFVVAFLFLVFGTLIFKKTYFKPWKTISHSLFFICWTPIFFGAVTGGEGVLGGVYGYQIMDYLKSYIGSVGLWMVLFVSFALYFVLEFNLRPSSIKNKLNDINDNTFGKLKGLMPDSNEDFEADEELDREIVPEKLTVNEVSGKTDNDFSNIKVTQDFEPIKTPNKTTFVEDLKEIQHEQIVLSTETPIQKPIVDQPIVIEKPLVETPVVKANDDITLNIEVKKEEVFVPTAEQQKSDDLVSKHGLYDHKLDLAKFQMPSVELLKDYGNEEITINHDELEENKNRIVGLLKTFNVGISEIKATIGPTVTLYEIVPEAGIRVSAIKKLQDDIALNLSALGIRIIAPMPGKGTIGIEVPRKNPTMVSMRSVVASPKFQTADMDLPIVFGKTISNEVFVADLAKMPHLLMAGATGQGKSVGINAILTSLIYKKHPSELKFVMVDPKKVELSLYSKIERHYLAKLPDTEDAIITDNAKVINTLNSLCIEMDQRYDLLKNAFCKNIKEYNAKFAQRKLNPENGHRYLPYIVLVVDEFADLIMTAGKEVEHPIARLAQLARAIGIHLIVATQRPSVNVITGMIKANFPARIAFRVISGVDSKTILDSPGAEQLVGRGDMLYFNGNDLTRLQCAFVDTPEVERIAEFVGEQKGYPDAYLLPEYSSDEGSSTVGAFDPNEKDQLFEDAARIVISTQQGSTSMLQRQLKLGYNRAGRIMDQLEAAGVVGGFNGAKAREVLISDLGSLERLFDELKGR; encoded by the coding sequence ATGAGTATAGAACAAAAAAACACAACTGCTGCGAGCAAAATCATCTCCAAACCAAGGATCATTTCTGGTATTACTTTCATTGTATTATCCATTGTTTTGACGCTTTCTTTCGTTTCTTATCTGATGAATTGGAAAGCAGATCAAAGTCAGGCAGGAACAATGGCGGATAAAACCGTAGTTTCTTCTAATCTGTTTGGGAAAATTGGTGATTGGTTGGGCAATCTTTTCATCTTCGAAAGTATCGGTGTTGCAGCATTTGTTGTGGCATTTTTATTTTTGGTCTTCGGAACATTGATTTTTAAGAAAACGTATTTCAAACCTTGGAAAACCATTTCGCACAGTCTATTTTTCATTTGCTGGACACCCATTTTCTTCGGTGCAGTTACTGGCGGTGAAGGTGTTCTGGGAGGTGTCTATGGTTATCAAATTATGGATTATCTGAAATCTTACATCGGTTCTGTCGGACTTTGGATGGTACTTTTTGTAAGTTTCGCTTTATATTTTGTTTTGGAATTCAATCTAAGACCAAGCTCTATTAAAAATAAACTGAATGACATCAATGATAACACATTCGGCAAGCTGAAAGGTCTGATGCCAGATTCCAATGAAGATTTTGAAGCGGATGAAGAATTGGATAGAGAAATTGTTCCAGAAAAATTAACTGTTAACGAAGTTTCAGGCAAGACCGACAATGATTTTAGCAACATCAAAGTGACCCAGGATTTTGAGCCGATAAAAACGCCTAATAAAACAACGTTTGTTGAAGATCTTAAAGAAATTCAGCATGAACAGATTGTCTTATCCACTGAAACTCCAATTCAAAAACCAATCGTTGACCAACCAATTGTTATAGAGAAACCTTTAGTAGAGACGCCAGTTGTAAAAGCTAATGACGACATCACGCTTAATATCGAAGTAAAGAAAGAGGAAGTCTTTGTACCAACAGCGGAACAGCAAAAATCTGACGACCTTGTCAGCAAACACGGCTTGTACGACCACAAATTGGATTTGGCCAAGTTCCAGATGCCTTCTGTTGAATTATTAAAAGATTACGGCAATGAGGAAATCACAATCAACCACGACGAATTAGAAGAAAATAAAAACAGGATTGTTGGCTTGCTAAAAACTTTCAACGTTGGAATTTCTGAGATCAAAGCGACGATCGGACCAACAGTTACACTCTACGAAATAGTACCAGAAGCGGGAATCCGAGTTTCAGCGATCAAAAAATTGCAGGATGATATTGCTCTGAATCTTTCCGCACTTGGAATCCGTATCATCGCACCAATGCCAGGAAAAGGAACGATAGGAATTGAGGTTCCACGAAAAAATCCGACAATGGTTTCTATGCGTTCCGTTGTTGCATCGCCGAAATTCCAAACTGCGGATATGGATCTTCCAATTGTTTTTGGAAAGACGATTTCCAACGAGGTTTTCGTGGCGGATCTTGCAAAAATGCCTCACTTATTGATGGCTGGAGCAACCGGACAAGGAAAATCGGTTGGGATCAATGCGATCTTGACTTCTTTAATATATAAGAAACACCCGAGCGAACTGAAATTCGTAATGGTAGATCCGAAGAAAGTGGAGCTTTCTCTATATTCGAAGATCGAAAGACATTACTTGGCAAAATTGCCTGACACAGAAGACGCGATCATTACAGACAATGCAAAAGTGATCAACACTTTAAATTCACTTTGTATCGAAATGGATCAGCGATATGACCTTTTGAAAAATGCATTCTGTAAAAACATTAAGGAATACAACGCCAAATTCGCTCAAAGAAAACTGAATCCCGAAAACGGACACCGATATTTGCCTTACATCGTTTTGGTTGTCGATGAGTTCGCCGATCTGATCATGACTGCAGGAAAAGAAGTTGAACACCCGATTGCACGTCTAGCGCAGTTGGCCAGAGCGATTGGAATCCACTTGATCGTTGCGACACAAAGACCTTCCGTAAACGTCATCACAGGTATGATCAAAGCGAATTTCCCTGCGAGGATTGCCTTCCGTGTAATTTCGGGAGTCGATTCTAAGACCATCTTGGATTCGCCTGGAGCAGAGCAATTGGTTGGACGTGGTGATATGCTTTACTTCAACGGAAATGATTTGACGCGTTTGCAATGTGCGTTTGTAGATACGCCGGAAGTAGAAAGAATTGCGGAATTTGTGGGTGAACAAAAAGGTTATCCAGACGCTTATCTTCTTCCAGAATATTCCAGCGACGAAGGCAGTTCAACCGTTGGTGCCTTCGACCCGAACGAGAAAGATCAGCTTTTTGAAGACGCGGCAAGAATCGTCATTTCGACACAACAAGGTTCAACATCAATGCTTCAAAGACAGCTTAAACTAGGATACAACAGGGCCGGAAGAATTATGGATCAGCTGGAAGCAGCAGGCGTAGTTGGCGGTTTCAACGGTGCGAAGGCGAGAGAGGTTTTGATCTCCGACCTTGGTTCTTTGGAACGCTTGTTTGATGAGTTGAAAGGGAGATAA
- a CDS encoding phosphohydrolase yields the protein MSTHELLYKAIKIATKAHKKQTDKYDAPYLGHVFRVMNAGKTIDEKIVGILHDVVEDNPEFPLEFLREKGFPEHILEAVECLTKREEEHLDYDAFVARIEKSPLAIAVKLNDLRDNMDLTRCTTLLEEKDLKRFNKYLKAYLYLIEKY from the coding sequence ATGTCCACACACGAACTCCTCTACAAAGCCATAAAAATCGCTACCAAAGCGCATAAAAAACAAACCGACAAATACGATGCGCCTTACTTAGGTCACGTTTTCCGCGTGATGAATGCGGGAAAGACCATCGACGAAAAGATCGTTGGCATCCTGCACGATGTTGTGGAAGACAACCCAGAATTCCCACTAGAATTTCTCCGAGAAAAAGGTTTTCCGGAACACATTCTAGAAGCTGTGGAATGTCTAACGAAACGGGAAGAGGAACATTTGGATTATGACGCGTTCGTGGCAAGGATAGAGAAAAGTCCGTTGGCAATCGCTGTAAAACTGAATGACCTGCGCGACAATATGGACCTCACCAGATGTACAACATTGCTCGAAGAAAAAGATTTGAAACGCTTCAACAAATATCTGAAAGCCTATCTTTATCTGATTGAAAAATATTAG
- a CDS encoding DUF2490 domain-containing protein → MMSFTYKASPKWMAYVELQTRARRDYTVIDYYETKGGIGYNITKNNQVFVGAGRYGTYEKMKISQEEFRMWLQYTFTQRLGKLKLDHRGRAEQRYFYASQTGEHTKANRFRYRLSATLPINKDKVQEETFFVNAFEEIFLGPVDPNFKRNRTFAGFGYQFNHSLSVTSGYMFQREFALKGNDNFHFLYFALNFTIDGTDDEKDIVIPMVD, encoded by the coding sequence ATGATGTCTTTTACGTACAAAGCGAGCCCGAAATGGATGGCCTATGTAGAGCTGCAGACGAGAGCCAGACGGGATTACACCGTGATCGACTATTATGAGACGAAGGGCGGAATTGGCTACAACATCACGAAAAACAATCAGGTTTTTGTAGGCGCCGGGCGGTACGGAACTTACGAAAAGATGAAAATCTCTCAGGAGGAATTCCGGATGTGGTTGCAATATACTTTTACGCAGCGGCTTGGAAAGTTGAAGCTGGATCACAGGGGTAGGGCAGAGCAGCGCTATTTCTACGCCAGCCAAACGGGCGAACATACCAAGGCAAACCGTTTCCGATACCGACTGAGCGCTACTTTGCCGATCAATAAAGATAAGGTGCAGGAAGAAACTTTCTTCGTGAATGCTTTTGAGGAAATCTTCCTTGGACCTGTGGACCCAAACTTCAAGCGTAACCGGACTTTCGCAGGTTTTGGTTATCAGTTCAACCACAGTTTGTCTGTGACTTCAGGTTATATGTTCCAGCGGGAATTTGCTTTGAAAGGAAATGATAATTTTCACTTCCTCTATTTCGCGCTCAACTTTACGATTGATGGGACGGATGACGAGAAGGATATTGTGATCCCGATGGTGGATTAA
- a CDS encoding 2-oxo acid dehydrogenase subunit E2, translating to MAEVITMPRLSDTMTEGKVSKWHKKVGDTVKEGDILAEIETDKAVQDFESEINGTLLFVGVEEGSAAPVDSILAIIGKEGEDISSLTNGGGAKPEAAAESKSEEESKTQGESTDVETESTESTSGAEVPEGVEVITMPRLSDTMTEGKVAKWQKNVGDTVKEGDILAEIETDKAVQDFESEVNGTLLYQGVAEGDAAEVDKILAIIGPAGTDVSGVVSGGGKKAAAPKAEAKTETKAEDKKEEAPVAASSTGERIAISPLAKKIAQDKGVDFSAIKGSGENGRIVKKDVENYQPSAQPAAAASAPKAVSAQPSVAFTPGEDSETVNSQMRNIIAKRLGESKFTAPHYYLTVEINMDKAIEARKEMNAVPDTKVSFNDMVIKAVAVALRKHPQVNSSWAGDKIIHHGNINVGVAVAVPDGLVVPVLKNTDFMSYNDISASVKDMAGRAKTKALKANEMEGSTFSVSNLGMFGIETFTSIINQPNSAILSVGAIVEKPIVKNGQIVVGNTMKLSLACDHRVIDGATGAQFLQTLRTYLESPLTLLLG from the coding sequence ATGGCAGAAGTAATTACGATGCCCCGTTTGTCGGATACGATGACGGAAGGCAAAGTTTCAAAATGGCACAAAAAAGTTGGTGATACTGTAAAAGAAGGTGATATTCTTGCAGAGATCGAAACAGATAAAGCAGTTCAGGATTTTGAATCCGAGATCAACGGAACATTATTATTCGTTGGTGTAGAGGAAGGTTCTGCTGCACCAGTAGATTCTATTTTGGCAATCATAGGTAAAGAAGGAGAAGATATTTCTTCACTAACGAATGGCGGAGGTGCAAAACCGGAAGCTGCTGCTGAAAGTAAATCTGAGGAAGAATCAAAAACGCAAGGCGAATCTACAGATGTAGAAACTGAAAGCACTGAATCAACGAGCGGAGCCGAAGTGCCTGAAGGTGTAGAGGTGATTACAATGCCTCGTCTTTCTGATACAATGACCGAAGGGAAAGTTGCAAAATGGCAAAAGAACGTTGGTGACACTGTAAAAGAAGGTGACATCCTTGCAGAGATCGAAACTGACAAAGCTGTTCAGGATTTCGAATCTGAAGTGAACGGAACTTTATTATACCAAGGTGTTGCTGAAGGTGACGCTGCGGAAGTAGATAAGATTTTAGCAATCATCGGCCCTGCAGGAACAGACGTTTCTGGTGTGGTTTCAGGTGGCGGTAAAAAAGCAGCTGCTCCAAAAGCAGAAGCTAAAACAGAAACCAAAGCTGAAGATAAAAAAGAAGAGGCTCCAGTGGCTGCATCTTCTACAGGTGAAAGAATCGCGATCTCTCCTTTGGCTAAAAAAATCGCACAAGATAAAGGTGTAGATTTCTCCGCTATCAAAGGTTCTGGTGAGAACGGAAGAATCGTGAAAAAGGATGTTGAAAACTATCAGCCGTCTGCTCAGCCAGCAGCTGCAGCTTCAGCGCCGAAAGCGGTTTCTGCTCAGCCAAGTGTAGCATTCACGCCAGGAGAAGATTCTGAAACTGTGAATTCTCAAATGAGAAACATCATCGCGAAGAGATTGGGTGAAAGTAAATTCACTGCGCCACATTATTATCTGACTGTTGAGATCAACATGGATAAGGCGATCGAAGCGAGAAAAGAAATGAATGCTGTGCCAGATACCAAAGTATCTTTCAACGATATGGTGATCAAAGCGGTTGCAGTGGCATTGAGAAAACATCCACAGGTTAATTCTTCTTGGGCAGGTGACAAGATCATCCACCACGGGAATATCAACGTTGGGGTAGCAGTAGCTGTTCCGGACGGATTGGTAGTTCCAGTATTGAAGAATACAGACTTTATGTCTTACAACGACATCTCCGCATCTGTAAAAGATATGGCTGGAAGAGCGAAAACAAAAGCGCTTAAAGCTAACGAAATGGAAGGTTCTACTTTCTCTGTTTCAAATCTTGGAATGTTCGGAATCGAGACGTTTACATCGATCATCAACCAACCGAATTCTGCAATCTTATCTGTAGGAGCCATCGTGGAGAAACCGATTGTAAAAAACGGACAGATTGTTGTTGGAAACACAATGAAATTGTCTCTAGCTTGTGACCACAGAGTAATCGATGGCGCAACAGGTGCTCAGTTCTTGCAAACGCTTAGAACTTATCTGGAAAGTCCATTGACGCTTTTATTAGGATAA
- the pdhA gene encoding pyruvate dehydrogenase (acetyl-transferring) E1 component subunit alpha codes for MKEFSKEVYLKWYEEMTMWRRFEDKCRSLYLKQKIRGFLHLYNGQEAIPAGFTHAMDLSKDSMITAYRCHIHPMAMGVDPKRIMAELCGKATGTSQGMGGSMHIFSKEHRFYGGHGIVGGQIPLGAGIAFGDKYFDRKAVNICFMGDGAVRQGALHETFNMAMNWKLPVVFVCENNGYAMGTSVKRTANHEDIYKLGLGYEMPCLPVDAMDPEKVAEAAYEAIERARRGDGPTFIEARTYRYRGHSMSDAEPYRSKDEVAQYKLEDPIEIVKQRIFDNNWATQEELDALEEKSREFVEECVEFMENSPYPDANLLYDYVYSTPDYPFINKLENN; via the coding sequence ATGAAAGAATTTTCAAAAGAAGTCTACCTTAAATGGTATGAAGAAATGACGATGTGGAGAAGGTTTGAAGACAAATGCCGTTCTCTTTATCTTAAACAGAAAATCAGAGGTTTCTTACACCTTTATAACGGTCAGGAAGCCATTCCAGCAGGTTTTACCCACGCAATGGACCTTTCCAAAGACAGTATGATCACAGCATACAGATGTCACATCCATCCAATGGCAATGGGCGTTGACCCAAAAAGAATCATGGCAGAACTTTGTGGAAAAGCTACAGGAACATCTCAGGGAATGGGAGGTTCTATGCATATTTTCAGTAAAGAACACCGTTTTTATGGTGGTCACGGTATCGTTGGCGGTCAGATTCCTTTGGGAGCAGGTATTGCTTTCGGTGACAAATATTTTGACAGAAAAGCGGTCAACATCTGTTTTATGGGTGATGGTGCTGTTCGTCAGGGTGCGCTTCACGAGACTTTCAATATGGCAATGAACTGGAAACTTCCTGTGGTATTCGTTTGTGAGAACAATGGTTACGCAATGGGAACATCTGTGAAAAGAACTGCCAACCACGAAGATATTTATAAATTAGGATTAGGATATGAGATGCCTTGTCTTCCTGTAGATGCAATGGATCCAGAGAAAGTGGCAGAAGCGGCTTACGAAGCGATCGAAAGAGCAAGAAGAGGAGACGGACCAACTTTCATCGAGGCTAGAACATACCGTTACAGAGGTCACTCTATGTCGGATGCTGAACCTTACAGATCAAAAGACGAAGTGGCGCAATACAAATTGGAAGATCCGATCGAGATTGTGAAACAAAGAATCTTTGATAACAATTGGGCGACCCAAGAAGAATTGGACGCTTTGGAAGAAAAATCAAGAGAGTTTGTAGAAGAATGTGTAGAGTTTATGGAGAATTCTCCGTATCCAGATGCAAATCTTCTTTATGACTATGTATATTCCACTCCGGATTATCCATTCATCAACAAATTAGAAAATAATTAA